Proteins encoded together in one bacterium window:
- a CDS encoding alcohol dehydrogenase catalytic domain-containing protein, with the protein MKAVVFHAPFDVRLEEVARPVLQSATDAIVKVELSAICGSDLHPYRGNEIGIESGTVMGHEFLGEVVECGEGLRLLRPGSRVVAPFTTSCGVCFFCAEGLTARCEKGELFGWIEKGRGLHGGQAEYVRVPLADTTLAVVPDQTPREAALFAGDILSTGLFTADMAGVGEGSVAAVIGCGPVGLMAIVACRHRGAGKVLAIEPVPERRRLAEAFGAEALDPGGTVRSHVDDATRGRGVDCVLEMVGSPEATRLGVDLLRSGGTLAAAGVHTESEFAFSPGEAYDNNLTYRAGRCPVRSYMDEALQLAGDSELDIAGIVSDRIRLEDAVDAYRRFDRREAGCVKVLLFPGEAE; encoded by the coding sequence GTGAAAGCGGTCGTGTTCCACGCTCCGTTCGACGTGCGCCTCGAGGAGGTTGCACGACCCGTGCTGCAGAGCGCTACCGACGCGATCGTGAAGGTCGAGCTTTCGGCCATCTGCGGGTCCGATCTCCACCCCTATCGCGGCAACGAGATCGGCATCGAGTCCGGAACGGTGATGGGGCACGAGTTTCTGGGAGAGGTGGTCGAGTGCGGAGAGGGTCTCCGGCTGCTCCGGCCGGGGAGCCGGGTTGTCGCCCCTTTCACCACCAGCTGCGGGGTTTGTTTTTTCTGTGCGGAGGGCTTGACCGCTCGCTGCGAGAAGGGCGAGCTCTTCGGCTGGATCGAGAAGGGCCGCGGGCTGCACGGCGGGCAGGCGGAATACGTGCGCGTACCCCTTGCGGACACGACCCTGGCGGTCGTGCCGGATCAAACCCCCCGCGAGGCCGCGCTCTTTGCCGGCGATATTCTCTCGACCGGTCTCTTTACCGCCGACATGGCGGGGGTGGGAGAGGGCTCGGTCGCCGCGGTCATAGGGTGCGGCCCTGTGGGTTTGATGGCCATCGTCGCTTGTCGCCATCGCGGCGCCGGCAAGGTTCTCGCGATCGAGCCGGTGCCCGAGCGCAGGCGATTGGCGGAGGCCTTCGGAGCCGAAGCTCTCGATCCAGGCGGGACCGTTCGATCTCACGTCGATGACGCAACCCGAGGCCGGGGCGTGGACTGTGTTCTCGAGATGGTCGGCTCGCCGGAGGCGACGCGGCTCGGCGTCGACCTTCTGCGCTCCGGTGGGACGCTTGCCGCCGCCGGGGTTCACACCGAGTCCGAGTTCGCTTTCTCCCCCGGCGAGGCCTACGACAATAATCTGACGTACCGGGCGGGTCGATGCCCGGTGCGCTCCTACATGGACGAGGCACTGCAGCTGGCAGGGGATAGCGAGCTCGATATCGCCGGCATCGTCAGCGACCGAATCCGCCTGGAGGATGCGGTCGACGCCTACCGGCGCTTCGACCGGCGCGAAGCCGGTTGCGTCAAAGTGCTACTTTTTCCTGGGGAAGCAGAATGA
- a CDS encoding YjbQ family protein produces the protein MRAFETRFPLEAVFGHTDVTGTVAGWVAESGCENGVACLQVVGSTGGITTIEYESGALADLERAMERLAPATGHYAHNERWHDGNGFSHLRSAVLGTSLVVPVRSGALALGTWQQIVMLNFDNRPRERLLVGMLLEG, from the coding sequence ATGAGAGCTTTCGAAACGAGGTTTCCGCTCGAGGCGGTTTTCGGGCACACCGACGTGACCGGCACGGTGGCCGGCTGGGTAGCCGAGTCCGGCTGTGAGAATGGAGTGGCTTGCCTACAGGTGGTCGGCTCGACCGGCGGCATCACCACGATCGAGTACGAGTCCGGAGCCCTGGCCGATCTCGAGCGAGCTATGGAGAGGCTGGCGCCGGCGACCGGTCACTATGCGCACAATGAACGCTGGCACGACGGCAACGGTTTCTCCCACCTGCGCTCGGCCGTACTCGGAACCTCGCTCGTGGTTCCGGTTCGATCCGGAGCGCTGGCGCTGGGCACCTGGCAGCAGATCGTTATGCTCAATTTCGACAACCGCCCACGCGAGCGGTTGCTGGTGGGTATGCTGCTCGAAGGGTGA